Proteins found in one Actinokineospora alba genomic segment:
- a CDS encoding sensor domain-containing protein, which translates to MTMIHSDGTRPAPPVFGALAFLLMNLVVGIAAFVVLVVLFTVGIGTAVVWVGLPLLALAVVLCRGGGQVERARVYALLNTYIAGPHEPLPETKRWLARVKDAATWKSLTYFILLLPVGIAEFTIMVSFWATSLGLVFLPVYFRYLPTGSYRMWDWDRPWIVVDSTVEALPFAALGVLLLACTVALTKGMGAAHARFARVMLGPVRPPAGSWQPVSGGVM; encoded by the coding sequence ATGACCATGATCCACAGTGACGGCACCCGGCCCGCCCCGCCGGTGTTCGGGGCGTTGGCGTTTTTGTTGATGAATCTGGTGGTGGGGATCGCGGCGTTCGTGGTCCTGGTTGTGCTGTTCACGGTGGGTATCGGCACCGCCGTGGTGTGGGTGGGGCTGCCGTTGCTGGCGTTGGCGGTGGTGCTGTGCCGCGGGGGCGGGCAGGTGGAGCGGGCCCGGGTCTACGCCCTGCTCAACACCTACATCGCCGGCCCGCACGAGCCGCTGCCGGAGACCAAGCGGTGGCTGGCGCGGGTGAAGGACGCCGCCACCTGGAAGAGCCTGACGTACTTCATCCTGCTGCTGCCGGTGGGCATCGCCGAGTTCACCATCATGGTGTCGTTCTGGGCGACGTCGTTGGGCCTGGTCTTCCTGCCGGTGTACTTCCGCTACCTGCCGACCGGCAGCTACCGCATGTGGGACTGGGACCGCCCGTGGATCGTGGTGGACTCGACCGTCGAGGCGCTGCCGTTCGCGGCGCTGGGGGTGCTGCTGCTGGCGTGCACGGTCGCGTTGACCAAGGGCATGGGGGCGGCGCACGCTCGGTTCGCCAGGGTCATGCTGGGTCCGGTGCGTCCGCCCGCCGGTTCGTGGCAGCCTGTGTCCGGGGGTGTGATGTGA
- a CDS encoding barstar family protein, with protein sequence MTDDRDELPVLVVDGSNFADFGGFAREFSRLLCHYTWRGNLDAFNDILRGGFGTPENGWVLRWLDSEKSRSALGHEATARRLEGLLTTCHPSNRSGIRARIANARRGEGPTLFDEIVEIIRIHGPGGDESEDGVLLELR encoded by the coding sequence GTGACGGACGACCGTGATGAGCTTCCCGTGCTGGTCGTGGACGGGTCGAACTTTGCCGACTTCGGCGGCTTCGCGCGCGAGTTCTCGCGGCTGCTGTGTCACTACACATGGCGGGGGAATCTGGACGCCTTCAACGACATCCTCCGAGGAGGCTTCGGCACACCGGAGAATGGGTGGGTGCTGAGGTGGCTTGACTCCGAGAAGTCCAGGTCCGCGCTCGGTCACGAGGCGACAGCTCGGCGTCTGGAAGGGCTCTTGACCACCTGTCACCCGTCGAATCGTTCCGGCATCCGAGCCAGGATCGCCAACGCTCGGCGTGGCGAGGGGCCGACGCTGTTTGACGAGATCGTTGAGATCATCCGCATTCACGGCCCTGGTGGTGACGAGTCCGAAGACGGCGTTCTGCTGGAATTGCGCTGA
- a CDS encoding DUF72 domain-containing protein, with product MWTHKAWPGRFVPRSLAAGERLRAYAGWCNAVEGNTTFYATPARDTVATWARQTGPGFRFLVKLPKIVTHERRLAGVEVAMRAFLDAVEPLGERAVLWTQLPASFGPQDVDALGRFLRRLPADRKRAVEVRHPGFFTDPGSTSLLERTLADANTEWVPFDTTVFFQSPPTSEAAQESWARKPRLPQRTRALTDRPIVRYLGRDSVEETVEGWRPWTEVVADWLREGRSPTVFLHTPDNDDAPALARRFHDEVRTLVPDLDALPEPAPVEPATLF from the coding sequence ATGTGGACCCACAAGGCGTGGCCAGGGCGGTTCGTGCCGCGGTCGCTGGCGGCAGGGGAGCGTCTGCGGGCCTATGCCGGTTGGTGCAACGCGGTCGAGGGCAACACCACCTTCTACGCGACCCCCGCGCGGGACACCGTCGCGACGTGGGCGCGGCAGACCGGTCCCGGTTTCCGGTTTCTGGTCAAGCTGCCCAAGATCGTCACGCACGAGCGCCGGTTGGCCGGTGTCGAGGTCGCGATGCGGGCGTTCCTGGACGCGGTCGAGCCCCTCGGTGAACGGGCGGTGCTGTGGACCCAGCTGCCGGCCTCGTTCGGCCCTCAGGACGTCGATGCTCTCGGGCGCTTCCTGCGCAGGCTTCCCGCCGACCGCAAGCGCGCTGTAGAGGTGCGCCACCCCGGATTCTTCACCGACCCCGGCTCGACGTCGCTGCTGGAGCGGACACTCGCCGACGCGAACACAGAGTGGGTGCCGTTCGACACCACAGTCTTCTTTCAGAGCCCCCCGACCAGCGAGGCCGCACAGGAATCTTGGGCGAGGAAACCGCGGCTGCCGCAGCGGACGCGGGCGCTGACCGACCGGCCGATCGTCCGCTACCTGGGCCGCGACTCGGTCGAGGAGACGGTCGAGGGGTGGCGGCCGTGGACCGAGGTGGTCGCCGACTGGCTGCGCGAAGGCCGATCGCCGACGGTATTCCTGCACACCCCCGACAACGACGACGCGCCCGCGCTGGCCCGCCGGTTCCACGACGAGGTGCGAACACTCGTCCCAGACCTCGACGCATTGCCCGAACCCGCGCCTGTCGAGCCCGCGACCCTGTTCTGA
- a CDS encoding YdeI/OmpD-associated family protein has translation MRFRAELESTGKNTAGFEVPEEVVESLGGGGHPKVSVTVDGFTFRTSIAKMGGRYLLGVSGERRAQAGIEAGQVFDVDVELDTAPRETEVPDDLAAALAADAPAKTFWDTLTHSKQSWHVHQVTSAKKAETRAARVEKSVAMLREGRAR, from the coding sequence ATGAGATTTCGGGCCGAGCTGGAATCCACCGGCAAGAACACCGCGGGCTTCGAGGTCCCCGAGGAGGTTGTCGAGAGCCTGGGCGGAGGCGGCCACCCGAAGGTGTCCGTCACGGTCGACGGCTTCACGTTCCGGACGTCGATCGCCAAGATGGGCGGCCGGTACCTCCTCGGAGTAAGCGGCGAACGGCGTGCGCAGGCAGGCATCGAAGCCGGCCAGGTCTTCGACGTCGACGTGGAACTCGACACCGCGCCCCGCGAGACCGAGGTGCCCGACGACCTCGCCGCCGCCCTGGCCGCCGACGCCCCGGCGAAGACCTTCTGGGACACGCTGACGCACAGCAAGCAGTCCTGGCACGTCCACCAGGTGACCAGCGCCAAGAAAGCGGAGACGCGCGCGGCCCGGGTCGAGAAGTCGGTGGCCATGCTCCGCGAGGGCCGCGCCCGCTGA
- a CDS encoding DUF998 domain-containing protein, whose translation MAGVFYLVTGVALGATRPGFDFGRHALSLLMLGDLGWAQAVNLVLSGVMTLAAAFGARRAMRGSRGATAASTLVGIFGVCLVASAIFPPDPMAGFPGGSTSTEVSVSGLLHMAFGAIGFLCLAAAAFVVAGWFARRGERRRALCSRGSGIVVAIGFVAGAAFSAGTLGVVFLWVAVVACWAWLAGTSLALYGTVPHPDAHRRNGSDTAVAPS comes from the coding sequence GTGGCCGGGGTCTTCTATCTGGTCACCGGCGTCGCCCTTGGCGCGACGCGCCCCGGGTTCGACTTCGGGCGACACGCACTCAGTCTTCTCATGCTCGGCGACCTCGGCTGGGCGCAGGCCGTCAACCTGGTCCTCAGCGGTGTGATGACCCTGGCGGCGGCGTTCGGCGCCAGGCGCGCGATGCGCGGTTCCCGAGGCGCGACCGCGGCGAGCACGCTGGTCGGGATCTTCGGCGTTTGCCTGGTGGCTAGCGCGATCTTCCCGCCCGACCCGATGGCAGGTTTCCCGGGGGGATCGACCTCGACCGAGGTCTCAGTGAGCGGCCTACTGCACATGGCCTTCGGTGCGATCGGCTTTCTCTGCCTTGCCGCGGCGGCGTTCGTGGTCGCCGGCTGGTTCGCGCGGCGTGGGGAGCGTCGGCGGGCGCTCTGTTCACGTGGGAGCGGCATCGTGGTGGCGATCGGCTTCGTCGCGGGTGCCGCGTTCTCGGCCGGAACGCTCGGCGTGGTGTTCCTCTGGGTCGCGGTCGTGGCCTGCTGGGCTTGGCTCGCCGGGACCTCGCTGGCCCTGTACGGCACCGTGCCCCATCCTGACGCGCACCGACGCAACGGGTCGGATACCGCTGTCGCACCGTCCTAG
- a CDS encoding TetR/AcrR family transcriptional regulator: protein MTGTPDGGGLDPRVERSRAVILPTATEHFLRNGYVGANVDEIAARARVSKRTIYNLFGGKEQLFREILAVALDTAERFSRDMSTALGTTDDVEAELRDLGTKLAGTVLTGPIVRLRRLLIGEAERFPELAGDYYERAPGRVMATLAEGLRRCHERGTLRVGDSELAAEHFAFLVVGASLDRALFEAATPPAAAEVEKRAHAGIDAFLRAYR from the coding sequence GTGACGGGAACGCCGGACGGGGGAGGGCTCGACCCGCGGGTCGAGCGGTCGCGGGCGGTCATCCTGCCCACGGCGACGGAACATTTCCTGCGCAACGGCTACGTCGGGGCCAACGTGGACGAGATCGCCGCGCGGGCCCGGGTGTCCAAGCGGACGATCTACAACCTGTTCGGCGGCAAGGAGCAGCTGTTCCGGGAAATCCTGGCCGTCGCGCTGGACACCGCCGAGCGGTTCTCCCGCGACATGTCGACCGCCCTCGGCACCACCGACGACGTGGAAGCCGAACTCCGTGACCTCGGGACCAAACTGGCGGGCACCGTGTTGACCGGGCCGATCGTGCGCCTGCGCCGCCTGCTGATCGGCGAGGCCGAGCGGTTCCCCGAGTTGGCGGGCGACTACTACGAACGAGCCCCCGGCCGGGTGATGGCGACCCTGGCCGAGGGATTGCGTCGCTGCCATGAACGCGGCACGCTCCGCGTCGGGGACTCGGAGCTGGCCGCGGAGCACTTCGCGTTCCTCGTCGTGGGCGCGTCGCTGGACCGCGCCCTGTTCGAGGCGGCAACACCACCCGCCGCGGCGGAGGTCGAGAAACGCGCACACGCCGGGATCGACGCGTTCCTCCGCGCCTACCGATAG
- a CDS encoding aminoglycoside phosphotransferase family protein, with translation MGSAPADGRAGIDASLVKRLVSAQFPQWSDLAVTPVEVDGWDNRTYRLGDDLTVRLPTAAGYVPAVAKENRWLPRLASSLPVTIPVVLAEGVPGEGYPFPWSVRRWVPGETADPKRVDDLSRFAISVAEFLLALQRCDPTDGPLGGAHSWYRGCSPAHYDEDTRRFLDTLTGHVDTARAAAVWEDALAAEITGPPVWFHGDVAVGNLLVAAGKLTAVIDFGTCGVGDPACDLVIAWTMFSGASREAFREVVDLDKGTWARARGWALWKALLILDGCLEDDDHERAAINQRVIDEVLADHDSFG, from the coding sequence ATGGGTTCAGCTCCCGCGGACGGCCGCGCCGGAATCGATGCGAGTCTCGTCAAACGTCTTGTCTCCGCCCAGTTCCCGCAGTGGAGCGACCTGGCGGTGACCCCGGTCGAAGTCGACGGCTGGGACAACCGGACCTACCGCCTCGGCGACGACCTGACGGTGCGGCTGCCCACCGCCGCCGGCTACGTCCCCGCTGTGGCGAAAGAGAATCGCTGGCTGCCCCGGCTCGCGTCGTCCCTGCCGGTCACCATCCCCGTCGTCCTGGCCGAGGGCGTCCCCGGCGAGGGATATCCCTTCCCGTGGTCGGTGCGCCGTTGGGTGCCCGGCGAGACGGCCGATCCGAAGCGCGTCGACGACCTGTCGCGGTTCGCGATCTCGGTGGCCGAGTTTCTTCTCGCCCTCCAGCGCTGCGACCCCACCGATGGCCCGCTCGGCGGGGCACACAGCTGGTACCGGGGCTGCTCGCCCGCCCACTATGACGAGGACACCCGCCGTTTCCTGGACACGCTCACCGGGCACGTCGACACAGCTCGGGCCGCCGCCGTCTGGGAGGACGCCCTGGCCGCCGAGATCACGGGCCCGCCGGTGTGGTTCCACGGCGACGTCGCCGTGGGAAACCTGCTGGTCGCAGCGGGAAAGCTGACGGCAGTCATCGACTTCGGCACCTGTGGTGTCGGCGACCCGGCCTGCGACCTGGTGATCGCCTGGACGATGTTCTCCGGTGCGAGCCGAGAGGCGTTCCGCGAAGTTGTCGACCTGGACAAGGGCACCTGGGCACGTGCTCGGGGCTGGGCGCTGTGGAAGGCCCTGCTGATTCTCGACGGGTGCCTCGAGGACGACGACCACGAACGCGCCGCCATCAACCAAAGGGTGATCGACGAAGTCCTGGCCGACCACGACAGCTTCGGCTGA
- a CDS encoding class I SAM-dependent methyltransferase — protein MEPDARPRLASSFGAAAVAYAEHRPDYAPDAVRWALEAAPGPRVLDLGAGTGKLTGTLVALGVDVIAVEPDPAMLTELRRALPAVRALPGNAEAIPLPDGSVDAVLAGNALHWFDMAVAGPEIARVLAPGGILAGLWNVMDDRVDWVAGLERVSGSAAIGPRDTFSNWRTATAGLHLPDGGVAARFGSPEQAEFPHGQRRTADSLIATIATRAGVLVMPEPEREATLARIRAFLATRPETTSAEFTLPMLTGVLRVRQL, from the coding sequence ATGGAACCGGACGCGCGGCCACGTCTCGCGTCCTCGTTCGGCGCGGCGGCGGTCGCCTACGCCGAGCACCGCCCGGACTACGCGCCGGACGCGGTGCGGTGGGCGCTGGAGGCCGCGCCCGGTCCGCGGGTGCTCGACCTCGGCGCCGGAACCGGCAAGCTGACCGGCACGCTGGTCGCGCTGGGCGTCGACGTCATCGCGGTGGAGCCCGACCCGGCGATGCTGACCGAGCTGCGGCGCGCGCTGCCCGCCGTCCGGGCCCTGCCGGGCAATGCCGAGGCGATACCGCTGCCGGACGGGTCCGTCGACGCCGTGCTGGCCGGGAATGCCCTGCACTGGTTCGACATGGCCGTGGCGGGGCCCGAGATAGCCAGGGTCCTGGCGCCTGGCGGCATCCTGGCCGGTCTGTGGAACGTCATGGACGACCGGGTCGACTGGGTCGCCGGACTCGAGCGGGTCAGCGGAAGCGCGGCCATCGGCCCGCGGGACACGTTCAGCAACTGGCGCACCGCGACAGCGGGCCTGCACCTTCCCGACGGTGGCGTCGCCGCCCGGTTCGGCTCGCCGGAGCAGGCCGAGTTCCCGCACGGGCAGCGTCGCACCGCCGACTCCCTCATCGCGACGATCGCGACGCGCGCCGGGGTGCTGGTCATGCCGGAACCGGAACGAGAGGCCACGCTCGCCCGGATCCGTGCCTTCCTCGCGACCAGGCCGGAGACCACCTCCGCCGAGTTCACCCTCCCGATGCTGACCGGTGTGCTGCGCGTCCGGCAGCTGTGA
- a CDS encoding NAD(P)-dependent alcohol dehydrogenase → MKAIVQDTYGSADVLALREIDRPVMGDNEVLIAVRAAGVDPGVWHLMTGMPYLLRILGFGLRRPKVPTRGRDVAGRVEAVGGNVTRFKPGDEVFGACEGSFAEYATAREDRLALKPASLTFDQAAAVPISGWTALQALRDAGEVKAGQHVLVIGAAGGVGTFAVQLAKAFGAEVTGVCSTTKADLVRSIGADHVIDYTREDFAESPRRYDIILDIAGNHPLSRLRPVLTPKGTLVIIGGEAGGKWTGGIGRSLRAALLSPFVAQRLRGFISKETSADLEVLAAHIEAGELTPVIERTFPLAEAAKAIRHLEEGHARGKVVLTL, encoded by the coding sequence ATGAAGGCGATCGTTCAGGACACCTACGGCTCCGCGGATGTGTTGGCACTGCGGGAGATCGACCGGCCGGTGATGGGCGACAACGAGGTGCTCATCGCCGTCCGCGCCGCCGGTGTCGATCCGGGCGTGTGGCACCTGATGACCGGGATGCCTTATCTGCTAAGGATTCTCGGCTTCGGCTTACGCAGGCCGAAGGTGCCGACCCGTGGGCGTGACGTCGCCGGGCGGGTCGAGGCGGTCGGCGGGAACGTCACCCGGTTCAAGCCCGGCGACGAGGTCTTCGGCGCCTGCGAGGGCTCCTTCGCCGAGTACGCGACCGCCCGCGAGGACCGACTCGCGCTCAAGCCCGCGAGCCTCACCTTCGACCAGGCGGCCGCCGTCCCCATCTCCGGCTGGACCGCACTGCAGGCCCTGCGCGACGCGGGTGAAGTCAAGGCGGGACAACACGTTCTGGTGATCGGCGCGGCGGGCGGGGTGGGCACCTTCGCCGTGCAACTGGCCAAAGCCTTCGGCGCCGAGGTCACCGGTGTCTGCAGCACCACCAAGGCCGACCTGGTCCGCTCGATCGGCGCCGACCACGTCATCGACTACACCCGCGAGGACTTCGCCGAAAGCCCCCGCCGCTACGACATCATCCTCGACATCGCGGGCAACCACCCGCTGTCGCGCCTGCGGCCCGTCCTCACTCCCAAAGGGACACTGGTCATCATCGGCGGCGAAGCGGGCGGGAAGTGGACCGGCGGCATCGGCCGCTCCCTGCGCGCGGCCCTGCTGTCACCGTTCGTCGCACAACGCCTGCGCGGCTTCATCTCCAAGGAGACCAGCGCCGACCTCGAAGTGCTGGCGGCCCATATCGAGGCGGGCGAGCTGACCCCGGTCATCGAGCGCACATTTCCGCTGGCAGAGGCCGCCAAAGCCATTCGCCACCTCGAGGAAGGCCACGCCCGCGGCAAGGTCGTCCTCACCCTCTGA
- a CDS encoding helix-turn-helix transcriptional regulator produces MVKSTKVTNTIRALRFAHGEMTQAELAKRIGVTRQTVIAIEQGRYSPSLEMAFQIAKVFGVPLDDVFQYPEGEMP; encoded by the coding sequence ATGGTGAAGTCGACCAAGGTCACCAACACCATCCGCGCCCTGCGTTTCGCGCATGGGGAGATGACGCAGGCCGAGCTGGCCAAGCGCATCGGCGTCACCCGCCAGACCGTCATCGCCATCGAACAGGGCCGCTACTCGCCGTCGCTGGAGATGGCTTTCCAGATCGCCAAGGTGTTCGGCGTCCCGCTCGACGATGTGTTCCAGTACCCAGAAGGAGAAATGCCATGA
- the cutA gene encoding divalent-cation tolerance protein CutA, with product MRIVVTTTGTAEDAERLADGLVGERLAACVQIVGPVRSVYRWDGAIQHDQEWQCWIKTAADRVDALTEWIKAHHPYDVPEVVTLPVLGGNADYLSWVTAETRPG from the coding sequence ATGCGGATTGTGGTCACCACGACAGGAACGGCTGAGGACGCCGAGCGGCTGGCCGACGGCTTGGTCGGAGAGCGGCTCGCGGCGTGTGTGCAGATCGTCGGGCCGGTGCGCAGCGTGTACCGCTGGGACGGTGCGATCCAGCACGACCAGGAATGGCAGTGCTGGATCAAGACCGCCGCCGACCGCGTCGACGCGCTCACCGAGTGGATCAAGGCGCACCACCCGTACGACGTCCCCGAAGTGGTCACCCTGCCGGTACTCGGCGGCAACGCCGATTACCTGTCCTGGGTGACTGCTGAGACCCGTCCGGGATGA
- a CDS encoding lytic transglycosylase domain-containing protein, whose protein sequence is MARHRKPPAVKTAKQRKPRRPRRMAGLATAATPLAILLAMAASDGTSPLSTKDAGKSGDIAPVTPVGPFAADDEFAVNGELPSPSAAAPTAPVVPLDVLAALPAGGAAVPEIVLRAYLRAESLLSTTQPGCHLTWSLLASIGRIESGHARGGQVDGDGKTVSPILGPALNGNGFAAIRDTDGGAHDGDRTWDRAVGPMQFIPATWARYGADATGDGLADPHNVYDAAVSTGRYLCSGGMDLSDPSQAAKAVFRYNHSQEYVTTVLTWAARYANGVTAIPQVPAKPDRKSDPGALALPAPSPVAATQNPGSPQLPFNPPAPGAPPGELPNPQLPAPQPAPAPAPGVPGAPAPAPAPAPAPAPAPAPAPAPAPAPAPAPTPAPAPAPAPAPAPAPAPAPAPAPAPAPAPAPGSDWYDWTVWLPKPR, encoded by the coding sequence ATGGCGAGGCATCGCAAGCCCCCGGCTGTGAAGACCGCGAAGCAGCGCAAGCCGCGGCGGCCACGCCGGATGGCCGGACTGGCGACCGCGGCGACCCCGCTCGCCATCCTGCTGGCAATGGCCGCGAGTGACGGTACGTCCCCACTGTCCACAAAGGATGCCGGGAAGTCCGGTGACATCGCGCCGGTCACCCCCGTCGGCCCGTTCGCGGCCGACGACGAGTTCGCCGTCAACGGTGAGCTGCCCTCGCCGTCAGCCGCCGCGCCCACCGCGCCCGTGGTGCCGCTCGACGTCCTCGCCGCCCTGCCCGCGGGCGGCGCCGCGGTCCCCGAGATCGTGCTCCGCGCGTACCTGCGCGCCGAGTCGCTGCTGTCGACCACCCAGCCGGGCTGTCACCTGACGTGGTCGCTGCTGGCGAGCATCGGGCGGATCGAGTCCGGCCACGCCCGCGGCGGACAGGTCGACGGCGACGGCAAGACCGTCTCCCCGATCCTCGGGCCTGCGTTGAACGGCAACGGATTCGCCGCGATCCGCGACACCGACGGCGGCGCCCACGACGGCGACCGGACCTGGGACCGGGCCGTCGGCCCGATGCAGTTCATCCCGGCGACCTGGGCGCGCTACGGCGCCGACGCCACCGGCGACGGTCTCGCCGACCCGCACAACGTCTACGACGCGGCGGTGTCCACGGGCCGCTACCTCTGTTCGGGCGGAATGGACCTGTCCGACCCGAGCCAGGCCGCGAAGGCCGTCTTCCGGTACAACCACTCCCAGGAGTACGTCACCACGGTGCTGACCTGGGCGGCCAGGTACGCCAACGGCGTCACCGCGATCCCGCAGGTCCCGGCGAAGCCCGACCGCAAGTCCGACCCTGGTGCCCTGGCGCTGCCCGCCCCGTCCCCCGTGGCCGCGACGCAGAACCCGGGCAGCCCGCAGCTGCCGTTCAACCCCCCGGCCCCCGGCGCGCCGCCCGGCGAACTCCCCAACCCCCAGCTTCCGGCACCGCAGCCCGCCCCCGCACCGGCCCCCGGTGTCCCCGGGGCCCCGGCTCCCGCGCCCGCTCCCGCCCCGGCACCGGCCCCCGCTCCGGCGCCCGCCCCCGCACCGGCACCCGCGCCTGCCCCAGCTCCCACACCGGCACCGGCACCGGCACCGGCGCCTGCTCCCGCACCGGCCCCAGCTCCCGCACCGGCGCCTGCCCCGGCACCCGCGCCCGCCCCGGCTCCGGGCTCCGACTGGTACGACTGGACGGTCTGGCTTCCGAAGCCCCGATAG
- a CDS encoding SixA phosphatase family protein, producing MPRLVILRHAKSAWPEGVPDYRRPLADRGRTDAPAVGRWLAEHIPDIDLALVSPATRTRQTWELVSAELPSVPETRFEEQLYGEGAEAILDLLGSLNDVKTVLVVGHNPDLELLIGSLTGEHPVLKTSTLSVVKCAPGFRSGELVMTEKIRP from the coding sequence ATGCCGCGCCTGGTGATCCTGCGACACGCGAAGTCCGCATGGCCGGAGGGTGTGCCCGACTACCGCAGGCCGCTGGCCGACCGCGGCCGGACGGACGCGCCCGCCGTGGGCCGCTGGCTCGCCGAGCACATCCCGGACATCGACCTCGCTCTGGTCTCGCCCGCGACCCGGACGCGCCAGACGTGGGAGCTGGTCTCCGCCGAGCTGCCCTCGGTGCCGGAAACACGGTTCGAGGAGCAGCTCTACGGCGAGGGCGCCGAGGCGATCCTGGACCTGCTGGGCTCGCTCAACGACGTGAAGACGGTGCTCGTGGTCGGCCACAACCCTGATCTTGAGCTGCTGATCGGCAGCCTCACCGGGGAGCACCCAGTGCTCAAGACCTCCACATTGTCGGTCGTGAAGTGCGCACCCGGGTTCCGGTCGGGTGAACTGGTCATGACCGAGAAAATCCGGCCTTAG